The segment CGAGGACTTCGGCGGCTACGCCGACGAGCGGGGCATCGTCCGCGGTCGCTCGGTCGATCGCGGCCCCGACATCGCCTGGTTCCGCGACCCCGCGGGCAACATCCTCTCCGTCCTGGCTCTCTGAGCGGCATCGTCGTGCGGACGCTCGTCGCGCTCGTCTTCAACTACTCCCTCAACGGCCTCCTCGCCGACGAGGGCACCGACTTCTACCGGTTCTGCTTCGAGCTCCTCGACCGGCACGGCGGACCCGACCACGACGACGCGTCGCTCGACTTCCTCCGCACCGCGGACGCCCACCTCATGGGCAGGAGCGCGTACGAGGGGATGGCCGCGAACCTGCCGCAGGCGACGGACCACCCGTGGTCGGCGATCATGAACGCGGCCCCGAAGATCGTCTTCTCGACGACCCTCGACAGGGCGGACTGGGAGAACACGATGATCGTGTCCGGCGGCACGTCGGAGGAGGTCGAGCGGATCCGCGACGGCGGCGACGGCCACGTCGTCGT is part of the Frondihabitans sp. 762G35 genome and harbors:
- a CDS encoding dihydrofolate reductase family protein, whose product is MRTLVALVFNYSLNGLLADEGTDFYRFCFELLDRHGGPDHDDASLDFLRTADAHLMGRSAYEGMAANLPQATDHPWSAIMNAAPKIVFSTTLDRADWENTMIVSGGTSEEVERIRDGGDGHVVVWGGVRLWRSLMRLDLIDEFAIGLHPYVTNEGTVLFDDVPDDYRLLRVSSDATGPGVLELRYRRDRGPSATR